From the Amycolatopsis thermoflava N1165 genome, one window contains:
- a CDS encoding TetR family transcriptional regulator, producing MCAVVSGQAAGSRRQRPNDPGRRTKIARAAIDVVAERGIDGLTHRAVAAAAGVPLGSTTYHFRTLDDLLEVALSQAAEDNVRRLREWERGVPPDADFAGALAELVMRYVRDEGPHTVVEYDLYVAAMHRPRLRPVSAAWDDALIELFGSRTDPLTGRLLAGLFCGLLMQLAIADGTPSTSDIEALFRRAIAGPAC from the coding sequence GTGTGCGCGGTGGTGTCAGGGCAGGCGGCCGGATCGCGCCGGCAGCGTCCCAACGATCCCGGACGGCGCACGAAGATCGCGCGCGCCGCCATCGACGTGGTGGCCGAGCGGGGAATCGACGGGCTTACCCACCGGGCGGTCGCCGCGGCCGCGGGGGTGCCGCTGGGCTCGACGACGTACCACTTCCGGACGCTGGACGACCTGCTCGAGGTCGCGCTGAGCCAGGCGGCCGAGGACAACGTCCGCCGCCTGCGGGAGTGGGAGCGCGGCGTGCCGCCGGACGCGGACTTCGCGGGCGCGCTGGCGGAGCTGGTGATGCGGTACGTGCGGGACGAGGGGCCGCACACGGTGGTCGAGTACGACCTCTACGTGGCGGCCATGCACCGCCCCCGGTTGCGCCCGGTGAGCGCGGCGTGGGACGACGCGCTGATCGAGCTGTTCGGCTCCCGGACGGACCCGCTGACCGGGCGCCTGCTCGCCGGACTGTTCTGCGGTCTGCTGATGCAGTTGGCGATCGCGGACGGCACGCCCTCTACTTCGGACATCGAGGCGCTGTTCCGCCGCGCGATCGCCGGTCCTGCCTGCTGA
- a CDS encoding NAD(P)/FAD-dependent oxidoreductase — translation MRVIAIAGASLAGLSTARALREAGFDGRVVVVGDEPHRPYDRPPLSKEFLAGTMSAAELALESDDEALDVDWRLGARAVALDPALRTIVLDSGERIVCDGVVLATGARARRLPGSPLAGVHTLRTLDDAIALRAELVAGARLVVIGAGFIGAEVASTARGLGLAVTVVEQQAVPLAGPLGAELGGVCAALHGEHGVELITGVGVAGLTGADRVRSVHLTDGRELAADVVVVGVGAVPNTEWLAGSGLDAERGVRTDARCATGIPSVVAVGDCAVSHNPFAGAEIRLEHWTNALEQPATAAATLLGQEQLPSPRAPYFWSDQYGARLQFAGHRRDGDRMEVVDGDPAARRFSAVFRRGDRPVAVFAMNQPKVFGRWRRELRAAAPEPV, via the coding sequence ATGCGCGTGATCGCCATCGCCGGCGCGTCGCTGGCCGGCCTGTCCACGGCGCGCGCGCTGCGGGAGGCCGGCTTCGACGGGCGGGTGGTCGTCGTCGGCGACGAGCCGCACCGGCCCTACGACCGGCCGCCGCTGTCGAAGGAGTTCCTCGCGGGCACGATGTCCGCGGCCGAGCTGGCGCTGGAGAGCGACGACGAGGCCCTGGACGTGGACTGGCGCCTGGGCGCGCGGGCCGTGGCCCTGGACCCGGCGCTGCGGACGATCGTGCTCGACTCGGGCGAGCGGATCGTCTGCGACGGCGTGGTCCTGGCGACCGGCGCGCGGGCCCGCCGCCTGCCGGGCTCGCCGCTCGCCGGTGTGCACACCCTGCGCACCCTGGACGACGCGATCGCGCTGCGGGCGGAGCTTGTTGCGGGCGCGCGGCTGGTGGTGATCGGGGCCGGGTTCATCGGCGCCGAGGTGGCCTCGACCGCCCGCGGGCTCGGCCTGGCGGTCACGGTGGTCGAGCAGCAGGCCGTGCCGCTCGCCGGACCGCTCGGCGCCGAGCTGGGCGGCGTGTGCGCGGCGCTGCACGGCGAGCACGGGGTCGAGCTGATCACCGGCGTCGGCGTGGCCGGGCTGACCGGCGCGGACCGGGTGCGGTCGGTGCACCTGACCGACGGCCGCGAACTGGCTGCGGACGTCGTGGTCGTGGGGGTCGGCGCGGTGCCGAACACCGAGTGGCTGGCCGGGTCCGGTTTGGACGCGGAGCGGGGCGTGCGGACGGACGCCCGGTGCGCGACCGGCATCCCGTCGGTGGTGGCGGTCGGCGACTGCGCGGTGTCGCACAACCCGTTCGCCGGCGCCGAGATCCGGCTCGAACACTGGACCAACGCGCTCGAGCAACCGGCCACCGCCGCGGCGACCCTGCTCGGTCAGGAGCAGCTGCCCAGCCCGCGCGCGCCCTACTTCTGGTCCGATCAGTACGGGGCGCGCCTGCAGTTCGCGGGCCACCGCCGCGACGGCGACCGGATGGAGGTCGTCGACGGCGACCCGGCCGCGCGCCGGTTCAGCGCCGTGTTCCGGCGGGGCGACCGTCCGGTGGCCGTGTTCGCGATGAACCAGCCGAAGGTGTTCGGCCGCTGGCGCCGCGAGCTGCGCGCCGCCGCTCCGGAGCCGGTATGA
- a CDS encoding bifunctional 3-phenylpropionate/cinnamic acid dioxygenase ferredoxin subunit — protein sequence MIPVCALQDLPVGEAVRIEAEVPIAVFNVDGTLYAIDDTCTHQDASLADGWLDGCAVECPLHAACFDLRTGMPSGPPAKKPVRTHEVVVVDGQIYVNVNAPQRMGV from the coding sequence ATGATTCCCGTCTGCGCTCTCCAGGACCTCCCCGTCGGCGAAGCCGTCCGCATCGAAGCCGAAGTGCCGATCGCGGTGTTCAACGTCGACGGCACGCTGTACGCGATCGACGACACCTGCACCCACCAGGACGCCTCGCTGGCCGACGGCTGGCTGGACGGCTGCGCGGTGGAGTGCCCCTTGCACGCCGCCTGCTTCGACCTGCGCACCGGAATGCCGAGCGGGCCCCCGGCCAAGAAGCCGGTGCGCACGCACGAGGTCGTCGTGGTCGACGGGCAGATCTACGTCAACGTCAACGCGCCGCAGCGGATGGGGGTCTGA
- the purU gene encoding formyltetrahydrofolate deformylase — translation MTRSFTLTLDCPNRTGIVHAVSAYVVEHGGNIEEYQQFDDPVRKRLFLRTKVTTDTEVDLGELSRGFEPVAADFAMSYAFHPDRNARVLVMVSKQGHCLNDLIFRWRAGSLGADIVAVVSNHDDLRPMAEAAGLPFLHIPVTPETKPQAEARLLEVVEEYEAELVVLARYMQVLSDQLCKALHGRAINIHHSFLPGFKGAKPYHQAYDRGVKLVGATAHYVTPDLDEGPIIEQEVIRIDHTYDPRALQTVGRDAEALALSRAVRWHCERRVLLNGNSTVVFP, via the coding sequence ATGACGCGCTCGTTCACGCTCACCCTGGACTGCCCGAACCGGACCGGGATCGTCCATGCCGTCAGCGCCTACGTCGTCGAGCATGGTGGCAACATCGAGGAGTACCAGCAGTTCGACGACCCGGTGCGCAAGCGGCTTTTCCTGCGCACCAAGGTCACCACCGACACCGAGGTGGACCTCGGCGAGCTGTCCCGCGGTTTCGAGCCGGTCGCCGCGGACTTCGCCATGTCGTACGCGTTCCACCCGGACCGCAACGCGCGCGTCCTGGTGATGGTGTCCAAGCAGGGCCACTGCCTCAACGACCTCATCTTCCGCTGGCGCGCGGGCAGTCTGGGCGCGGACATCGTCGCGGTGGTGTCCAATCACGACGATCTGCGTCCGATGGCGGAGGCGGCCGGGTTGCCGTTCCTGCACATCCCGGTGACGCCGGAGACCAAGCCCCAGGCGGAGGCGCGGCTGCTGGAGGTGGTGGAGGAGTACGAGGCGGAGCTGGTGGTGCTCGCCCGGTACATGCAGGTGCTGTCCGACCAGCTGTGCAAGGCGCTGCACGGCCGGGCGATCAACATCCACCACTCGTTCCTGCCCGGGTTCAAGGGCGCGAAGCCCTACCACCAGGCCTACGACCGGGGAGTGAAGCTCGTCGGCGCGACGGCGCACTACGTGACGCCCGACCTGGACGAGGGCCCGATCATCGAGCAGGAGGTCATCCGCATCGACCACACCTACGACCCGCGCGCACTGCAAACGGTAGGCCGCGACGCGGAGGCGCTGGCGCTGTCCCGGGCGGTCCGCTGGCACTGCGAACGCCGCGTGCTGCTCAACGGCAACAGCACCGTGGTCTTCCCCTGA
- a CDS encoding L-serine ammonia-lyase translates to MTVSVFDLFKVGIGPSSSHTVGPMRAAYLFGSRLAETGLLPRTAGLRCELFGSLGATGHGHGSVKAVVLGLSGEQPHLVDPVAAEPAVTAARADSAISLLGKHRIAFSVDEDIVLHRRKRLDFHSNGMVFTAFGDGGEVLDRREYYSVGGGFVLDQDETGRRALVPDPTPVRYPFTTADGLLAHTRETGLRISDLMLANELSWRGEAEIRAGLLRIWSVMRECVHRGTHTGGVLPGGLKVRRRASDLRERLEHDSGEPDALHAMEWVTLFALAVNEENAAGGRVVTAPTNGAAGIVPAVLHYADKFLPAFDDDAAVRFLLTAGAIGSLFKENASISGAEVGCQGEVGSACSMAAAGLAEIIGGTPEQVENAAEIGIEHNLGLTCDPVGGLVQIPCIERNAIASVKAITAARMAVRGDGRHHVSLDKAIKTMRETGADMKDKYKETARGGLALNIVEC, encoded by the coding sequence ATGACGGTCTCCGTCTTCGACCTCTTCAAGGTCGGCATCGGTCCGTCCAGTTCGCACACGGTCGGCCCGATGCGGGCCGCATACCTGTTCGGCTCCCGCCTGGCGGAGACCGGGCTCCTGCCCCGCACGGCGGGGCTGCGCTGCGAGCTGTTCGGCTCGCTGGGCGCGACGGGACACGGGCACGGCAGCGTCAAGGCGGTCGTGCTGGGGCTGTCCGGGGAGCAGCCGCACCTGGTCGACCCGGTCGCCGCCGAGCCCGCGGTGACCGCGGCCAGGGCGGACAGCGCGATCTCGCTGCTCGGCAAGCACCGGATCGCCTTCTCCGTCGACGAGGACATCGTGCTGCACCGCCGGAAGCGGCTGGACTTCCACAGCAACGGGATGGTATTCACGGCGTTCGGTGACGGCGGCGAGGTGCTCGACCGGCGGGAGTACTACTCGGTCGGCGGCGGTTTCGTGCTCGACCAGGACGAAACCGGCCGCCGGGCGCTGGTGCCCGATCCCACCCCGGTGCGCTATCCGTTCACCACCGCCGACGGGCTGCTCGCGCACACGCGCGAAACGGGCCTGCGCATCAGCGATCTCATGCTGGCCAACGAGTTGTCCTGGCGGGGCGAGGCGGAGATCCGCGCCGGGCTGCTGCGGATCTGGTCGGTGATGCGCGAGTGCGTGCACCGCGGCACACACACCGGCGGCGTGCTGCCGGGCGGGCTGAAGGTGCGCCGCCGCGCCAGCGACCTGCGGGAGCGGCTGGAACACGACTCGGGTGAGCCGGACGCGCTGCACGCCATGGAGTGGGTCACGCTGTTCGCCCTCGCGGTGAACGAGGAGAACGCGGCGGGTGGCCGGGTGGTCACCGCGCCCACCAACGGCGCGGCCGGGATCGTGCCCGCGGTGCTGCACTACGCGGACAAGTTCCTGCCCGCCTTCGACGACGACGCGGCCGTGCGGTTCCTGCTCACCGCCGGGGCGATCGGGTCGCTGTTCAAGGAGAACGCCTCGATCTCCGGCGCCGAGGTCGGGTGCCAGGGCGAGGTCGGGTCCGCGTGCTCGATGGCCGCGGCCGGTCTCGCGGAGATCATCGGCGGGACCCCGGAGCAGGTGGAGAACGCGGCCGAGATCGGCATCGAGCACAACCTCGGCCTGACCTGCGATCCGGTGGGCGGGCTCGTGCAGATCCCGTGCATCGAGCGCAACGCGATCGCCTCGGTCAAGGCGATCACCGCCGCGCGGATGGCGGTGCGCGGCGACGGCCGCCACCACGTGTCGCTGGACAAGGCCATCAAGACGATGCGCGAGACCGGCGCCGACATGAAGGACAAGTACAAGGAGACCGCCCGCGGCGGGCTGGCTCTCAACATCGTGGAATGCTGA
- a CDS encoding GntR family transcriptional regulator, translated as MAFVTVRQQELEGPPVSLAERAYTAIQDRLIMLDIPPMAPIDDTALSASLGLGRTPVREALKRLEVDRLVVSYPRRGTFATGVDITDLAYISEIRVQLEPLAARRAAETAGPGVKSELAELADEVADLDVRALERTELMRCDLRVHRAIYRAAGNPHLEDTLVRYDNLATRIFCLFLDRMPHFDRHVGEHTALLRAIADGDADTAAELALVHVTGFEKAIRAII; from the coding sequence ATGGCGTTCGTGACCGTTCGACAGCAGGAACTCGAGGGGCCGCCGGTCTCCCTGGCCGAGCGCGCCTACACGGCGATCCAGGACCGGCTGATCATGCTGGACATCCCGCCGATGGCGCCGATCGACGACACCGCGCTGTCCGCGTCGCTCGGGCTCGGCCGCACGCCGGTGCGGGAGGCGCTCAAACGCCTCGAGGTCGACCGGCTGGTCGTGTCCTACCCGCGTCGCGGCACGTTCGCCACCGGCGTCGACATCACCGACCTGGCCTACATCTCGGAGATCCGCGTCCAGCTCGAACCCCTCGCCGCCCGGCGCGCCGCCGAGACCGCCGGCCCTGGCGTGAAGTCCGAGCTCGCCGAACTCGCCGACGAGGTCGCCGACCTGGACGTGCGGGCGCTCGAACGCACCGAGCTGATGCGCTGCGACCTGCGGGTGCACCGCGCGATCTACCGCGCGGCGGGCAACCCGCACCTGGAGGACACGCTGGTCCGCTACGACAACCTGGCGACCCGCATCTTCTGCCTGTTCCTGGACCGGATGCCGCACTTCGACCGGCACGTCGGCGAGCACACCGCCCTGCTGCGGGCGATCGCCGACGGCGACGCGGACACCGCGGCCGAGCTGGCCCTCGTGCACGTCACCGGCTTCGAGAAGGCGATCCGCGCGATCATCTGA
- the folP gene encoding dihydropteroate synthase yields the protein MTGNPLAVRTPVPELLTEPRTLVCGIVNVTPDSFSDGGLFHSHAAAVEHGERLAAEGADLLDVGGESTRPGAHPPTPAEELDRVVPVIARLARVVDVPISVDTSRPDVMRAAVDAGAAMINDVRALRHPGALRAAAGLGVPVCLTHMLRPPHLMQRDPRYTDVVAEVRNFLRARIETCLAAGIPAEHLIADPGFGFGKTLEHNLALLGALPAFRSLGVPVMVGLSRKAMLGQVTGRPVGQRTVASVTAAVLAAQRGAKIVRVHDVAATRDGLAVLEALP from the coding sequence ATGACCGGGAACCCCCTCGCCGTCCGGACACCGGTGCCGGAGCTGCTGACCGAGCCACGCACCCTGGTCTGCGGCATCGTGAACGTGACGCCGGATTCGTTCTCCGACGGCGGCCTCTTCCACTCCCACGCGGCCGCGGTCGAGCACGGGGAACGGCTGGCGGCCGAGGGAGCCGACCTGCTCGACGTCGGTGGTGAGTCCACCCGGCCCGGCGCCCATCCGCCCACCCCGGCCGAGGAGCTGGACCGGGTGGTGCCGGTGATCGCCCGGCTGGCCCGCGTGGTGGACGTGCCGATCTCGGTCGACACGTCGCGCCCCGACGTGATGCGTGCCGCGGTGGACGCCGGGGCCGCGATGATCAACGACGTGCGCGCGCTGCGGCACCCCGGCGCTCTGCGGGCCGCGGCCGGGCTCGGCGTGCCGGTGTGCCTGACCCACATGCTCCGGCCCCCGCACCTGATGCAGCGCGATCCGCGCTACACCGACGTGGTCGCCGAGGTGCGGAACTTCCTGCGGGCCCGCATCGAGACCTGCCTGGCGGCCGGCATCCCGGCGGAGCACCTGATCGCCGATCCCGGGTTCGGCTTCGGCAAGACGCTGGAGCACAACCTGGCCCTGCTCGGCGCGCTGCCTGCCTTCCGGTCGCTGGGCGTACCGGTGATGGTGGGGCTGTCCCGCAAGGCGATGCTCGGTCAGGTCACCGGCCGTCCGGTCGGGCAGCGCACGGTCGCGTCGGTGACCGCCGCGGTGCTGGCCGCGCAGCGCGGCGCGAAGATCGTGCGGGTGCACGACGTCGCCGCCACACGCGACGGCCTCGCGGTCCTGGAGGCGCTGCCGTGA
- a CDS encoding bifunctional 5,10-methylenetetrahydrofolate dehydrogenase/5,10-methenyltetrahydrofolate cyclohydrolase, producing MTAVLSGTELGRHIRAEVSAEAAALSERGVHPRLAVVVATDDESSAWYVRSIAKTAARSGVQCDVVDLGAAATPAGITAELARLSADPAVHGIILQTPLPGGARLEELATAIDPAKDVDGANPLSLGRLTAGLPAHPPATAAAVLALLDHYAVPLAGRRAVVVGRSTVVGKPAAQLLLARDATVTICHRHTADLAACTREADVLVVAVGRAGLITAEHVAPHAVVVDVGTNPTPDGGLAGDADARSLSGRVAALTPVPGGVGPVTTALLLRHTITAASR from the coding sequence ATGACGGCCGTCCTCAGTGGAACCGAGCTGGGTCGGCACATCCGGGCCGAGGTCTCGGCCGAGGCCGCGGCCCTGTCCGAGCGGGGCGTGCACCCCCGCCTGGCCGTCGTGGTCGCCACCGACGACGAGTCCAGCGCCTGGTACGTGCGCTCGATCGCCAAGACCGCGGCCCGCAGCGGTGTGCAGTGCGATGTCGTGGACCTCGGCGCGGCCGCCACCCCGGCCGGGATCACCGCCGAGCTGGCGCGGCTCAGCGCCGATCCGGCGGTGCACGGGATCATCCTGCAGACCCCGCTGCCCGGCGGCGCCCGGCTGGAGGAGCTGGCCACCGCCATCGACCCGGCCAAGGACGTCGACGGCGCGAATCCGCTGTCGCTCGGCCGTCTCACCGCCGGTTTGCCGGCGCACCCGCCGGCGACGGCCGCGGCGGTGCTGGCGCTGCTCGACCACTACGCGGTGCCCCTGGCCGGGCGCCGCGCCGTGGTGGTCGGCCGCTCCACCGTGGTCGGCAAGCCCGCGGCGCAGCTGCTGCTGGCCAGGGACGCGACCGTGACGATCTGCCACCGCCACACCGCGGACCTCGCCGCCTGCACGCGGGAGGCCGACGTCCTCGTGGTGGCCGTCGGCAGGGCCGGACTGATCACCGCCGAGCACGTCGCCCCGCACGCGGTGGTCGTCGACGTGGGCACCAACCCCACCCCGGACGGCGGCCTCGCTGGGGACGCCGACGCGCGGTCGCTGTCCGGCCGCGTCGCGGCGCTGACGCCGGTGCCGGGCGGGGTCGGACCGGTGACCACCGCGCTCCTCCTCCGGCACACCATCACCGCTGCGTCCCGTTAG
- a CDS encoding cyclodeaminase/cyclohydrolase family protein — MRTSTLEAFLDALAARVPAPGGGATAALHAAQGAALVAMVARYSDGEKYRQDADAIAQIRANADDLRALALALAEKDAAAFQAVARAYALPKSTEREKVARSRAIGAALVEAGRVPARVIAVAKQIVNLTERLQLIGNRNVISDVAAAADAARAALSTARVNVEINLSGIGEGPARDELTAAIATVDQAIARADDVTTAVRKRITR, encoded by the coding sequence ATGCGCACATCCACCCTCGAAGCGTTCCTCGACGCGCTCGCCGCCCGGGTGCCCGCCCCGGGCGGCGGCGCCACCGCCGCGCTGCACGCCGCCCAGGGTGCGGCGCTGGTCGCGATGGTGGCCCGGTACAGCGACGGCGAAAAGTACCGGCAGGACGCCGACGCGATCGCGCAGATCCGGGCCAACGCCGACGATCTGCGCGCCCTCGCCCTGGCACTGGCCGAAAAGGACGCGGCCGCCTTCCAGGCCGTCGCCCGCGCCTACGCGCTGCCGAAATCCACCGAGCGCGAGAAGGTGGCCCGGTCGCGGGCGATCGGCGCGGCCCTGGTGGAGGCCGGGCGGGTCCCGGCCCGCGTCATCGCGGTCGCCAAGCAGATCGTCAACCTCACCGAACGGCTCCAGCTGATCGGCAACCGCAACGTGATCAGCGACGTCGCCGCGGCGGCCGACGCGGCGCGGGCGGCGCTGTCCACGGCCAGGGTGAACGTCGAGATCAACTTGTCCGGCATCGGCGAGGGCCCGGCCCGCGACGAGCTGACCGCGGCGATCGCCACCGTGGACCAGGCGATCGCCCGCGCCGACGACGTGACCACCGCCGTGCGGAAGCGGATCACGCGATGA
- a CDS encoding FAD-dependent oxidoreductase: MSTTPRVVIIGAGIVGANLADELTERGWTRITVLDQGPLPLTGGSTSHAPGLVYQTNPSKTMTEFATYTVNKLSSLDVDGAWCFNQVGGLEVATTPERLADLHRKQGWATSWGVPGEVVGPEECARLHPLLDPEQILGGFHTPTDGLAKAARAVVALRRRAESRGAEFRGSVRVTGISHAGGRVTGVRTTAGDFPADIVVSCAGFWGQAIGEMVGMRVPLLPLAHQYVRTGQVADLVGRNDELAEAGLPILRHQDRDLYYREHVDCLGIGSYAHRPMPVRLSDLPEVSDDDLTEAAMPSMLPFTEEDFAPSWEHSRQLLPSLRSAKIETGFNGIFSFTPDGGPLIGESPDVAGFWIAEAVWVTHSSGVARSVAQLLVDGRSEIALHGCDVHRFDEIETTEAYVDETAQRNFVEIYDVVHPLQPKLSPRDLRVSPFHARQKELGAFFLEAHGWERPHWYEANAHLVKDLPPEWQPPSRDAWSAMFHSPIAAAEAWQTRTAVALYDMTPLKRLEVSGPGALAFLDRLTTGKMDKSVGSVTYTLALDEAGGIRSDLTVARLGEDRFQVGANGNLDLAYFRSEAGGDVQVRDITGGTCCIGVWGPLARDLVQPLSRDDFSHEALKYFRCMPAHIAGIPVTAMRLSYVGELGWEIYTSAEYGQRLWDVLFEAGRPLGVIPAGRAAFNSLRLEKGYRSWGADMTTEHNPYEAGLGFAVRKQKGDFVGRDAIAEVTDETVTRRLSCLTIDDGRSVVLGSEPVFLDGDPAGYVTSAAFAHTLGVPIAYAWLPAAATPGTAVEIGYFGRRVRATVAAEPLVDPEMLRIRR, from the coding sequence ATGAGCACCACACCCCGGGTTGTCATCATCGGCGCCGGCATCGTCGGCGCGAACCTGGCCGACGAGCTGACCGAGCGCGGGTGGACCCGGATCACGGTCCTCGACCAGGGTCCGCTCCCGCTGACCGGCGGCTCGACCTCGCACGCGCCGGGCCTGGTGTACCAGACGAACCCGTCGAAGACGATGACCGAGTTCGCCACCTACACCGTCAACAAGCTGTCGAGCCTCGACGTCGACGGCGCCTGGTGCTTCAACCAGGTCGGCGGCCTGGAGGTGGCCACCACCCCGGAGCGCCTGGCCGACCTGCACCGCAAGCAGGGCTGGGCCACCTCGTGGGGCGTGCCCGGCGAGGTCGTCGGTCCCGAGGAGTGCGCGCGGCTGCACCCGCTGCTCGACCCCGAGCAGATCCTCGGCGGGTTCCACACCCCGACCGACGGGCTCGCGAAGGCCGCGCGCGCCGTGGTGGCCCTGCGGCGGCGCGCCGAATCCCGCGGCGCCGAGTTCCGCGGCAGCGTCCGGGTCACCGGCATCTCCCACGCCGGCGGACGGGTCACCGGCGTGCGCACCACCGCCGGTGATTTCCCCGCCGACATCGTGGTGTCCTGCGCCGGGTTCTGGGGTCAGGCGATCGGCGAGATGGTCGGCATGCGGGTGCCGCTGCTGCCGCTGGCGCACCAGTACGTGCGCACCGGCCAGGTCGCGGACCTGGTGGGGCGCAACGACGAGCTGGCCGAGGCCGGGCTGCCGATCCTGCGGCACCAGGACCGCGACCTGTACTACCGCGAGCACGTCGACTGCCTCGGCATCGGCTCCTACGCGCACCGCCCGATGCCGGTGCGCCTGTCCGACCTGCCCGAGGTCTCCGACGACGACCTGACCGAGGCGGCGATGCCGTCGATGCTGCCGTTCACCGAGGAGGACTTCGCGCCCTCCTGGGAGCACAGCAGGCAGCTGCTGCCGTCGCTGCGGTCGGCGAAGATCGAGACCGGGTTCAACGGGATCTTCTCCTTCACCCCGGACGGCGGCCCGCTGATCGGCGAGTCGCCCGACGTCGCCGGGTTCTGGATCGCCGAGGCGGTCTGGGTGACGCACTCCTCCGGCGTGGCGCGCTCGGTCGCGCAGCTGCTGGTCGACGGCCGCAGCGAGATCGCCCTGCACGGCTGCGACGTGCACCGGTTCGACGAGATCGAGACCACCGAGGCCTACGTCGACGAGACCGCGCAGCGCAACTTCGTGGAGATCTACGACGTGGTGCACCCGCTGCAGCCGAAGCTGTCGCCGCGGGACCTGCGGGTGAGCCCGTTCCACGCGCGGCAGAAGGAGCTCGGCGCGTTCTTCCTGGAGGCGCACGGCTGGGAGCGGCCCCACTGGTACGAGGCGAACGCGCACCTGGTCAAGGACCTGCCGCCGGAATGGCAGCCGCCGTCGCGGGACGCGTGGTCGGCGATGTTCCACTCCCCGATCGCCGCGGCCGAGGCGTGGCAGACCCGCACCGCGGTCGCCCTCTACGACATGACCCCGCTCAAGCGACTGGAGGTGTCCGGGCCGGGCGCGCTGGCGTTCCTGGACCGGCTCACCACCGGCAAGATGGACAAGTCGGTCGGCTCGGTGACCTACACGCTCGCCCTGGACGAAGCCGGCGGGATCCGCAGCGACCTGACGGTGGCCCGGCTGGGCGAGGACCGCTTCCAGGTCGGCGCGAACGGCAACCTCGACCTGGCCTACTTCCGGTCCGAGGCAGGCGGTGACGTGCAGGTCCGCGACATCACGGGTGGCACCTGCTGCATCGGCGTGTGGGGTCCGCTGGCGCGCGACCTGGTGCAGCCGCTGAGCCGGGACGACTTCTCGCACGAGGCGCTGAAGTACTTCCGCTGCATGCCCGCGCACATCGCCGGGATCCCGGTCACCGCGATGCGACTGTCCTATGTGGGCGAACTCGGCTGGGAGATCTACACCAGCGCCGAGTACGGGCAGCGGTTGTGGGACGTGCTGTTCGAGGCCGGCCGCCCGCTCGGGGTGATCCCCGCGGGCCGCGCCGCGTTCAACAGCCTGCGACTGGAGAAGGGCTACCGGTCGTGGGGCGCGGACATGACCACCGAGCACAACCCGTACGAGGCCGGGCTCGGGTTCGCGGTGCGCAAGCAGAAGGGCGACTTCGTCGGCCGGGACGCGATCGCCGAGGTCACCGACGAGACCGTGACTCGCCGGCTGTCGTGCCTGACGATCGACGACGGCCGCAGTGTGGTGCTGGGTTCGGAGCCGGTGTTCCTCGACGGCGACCCCGCCGGGTACGTCACCTCGGCCGCGTTCGCGCACACCCTGGGCGTGCCGATCGCCTACGCGTGGCTGCCCGCCGCCGCGACGCCCGGCACGGCGGTCGAGATCGGCTACTTCGGCCGCCGGGTGCGCGCGACCGTGGCCGCCGAACCCCTGGTCGACCCCGAGATGCTGCGCATCCGGCGCTGA
- a CDS encoding sarcosine oxidase subunit gamma, which yields MADPRLYPTHPLQQWIPSLAAASRNATGLNLEAEPPVAAVDLRVTPPADVLGTPLPTEPGTWVYADDGQIVWLGPDEWLVTSTAVQGHELEARLGAVVRPRGGAATDVSAQRTGIRVSGRHARDVLATGCALDLHPLAFPAGSAAQTTLGQAPVLLLALGAGEDFRVFVRPSFAGYLADWLLDAALEFQPAGATS from the coding sequence ATGGCTGACCCCCGCCTCTACCCCACGCATCCGCTGCAGCAGTGGATCCCGTCGCTGGCCGCCGCGTCGCGCAACGCGACCGGCCTGAACCTGGAGGCCGAGCCGCCGGTGGCCGCGGTCGACCTGCGCGTCACGCCACCGGCGGACGTGCTCGGCACCCCGCTGCCCACCGAGCCCGGCACCTGGGTCTACGCCGACGACGGGCAGATCGTCTGGCTCGGCCCGGACGAATGGCTGGTCACCAGCACCGCCGTGCAAGGGCATGAGCTGGAGGCGCGGCTGGGCGCCGTGGTGCGGCCGCGCGGCGGGGCCGCCACCGACGTTTCCGCGCAGCGCACCGGAATCCGCGTCAGCGGACGGCACGCACGGGACGTCCTGGCCACCGGCTGCGCGCTCGACCTGCACCCGCTGGCGTTCCCCGCCGGGAGCGCCGCGCAGACGACGCTCGGACAGGCCCCGGTGCTGCTGCTCGCGCTCGGCGCGGGCGAGGACTTCCGCGTGTTCGTGCGGCCCTCGTTCGCCGGATACCTCGCCGACTGGCTTCTCGACGCGGCGCTGGAGTTCCAGCCCGCCGGGGCCACCTCGTAG